The window TTCTCGGACTAGGCGAACCGGACGACGTAGCTTCGGCGGTCGTCTATCTGCTCTCCGTTGCGGCTAAATGGCTGACTGGCAGCGTTATGAATGTTGATGGCGGGTATAACTTATAAGGAGTGGATGAAATGCACAAGATAGCACTGGCAGGCTGCGGCAGAATAAGTAAAAACCATATAGAGGCAATTACAAAACTAAAAGAAGAGGGACTGGCGGAACTTGTCGCCTGCTGCGACATTATCCCCGAACGCGCAATAGAGGCGGCGATGAAAGCCGGAGGCAGCTGCAAATCATATACAGACTATTCGCAGATGCTCAAAGAAACGGACACCGACCTTATCAGTATTTGCACTCCCTCCGGCCTTCATCCATACCAGGCCATCGAGGCGGCGGGAGCTGGGAAAAACATCCTCTCAGAAAAGCCGCAGGGCTGCTCGCTTGAGGCCTGCGACAGAGCGATAGAAGCGGCGGACAAGGCCGGCGTCAAATACATGGTGGTCAAGCAAAACCGCTTCAACCCCAGCATTCAGCTATTGCGCAGGGCATATGAAAAAGGCAGATTCGGCAAAATATACATGATCCTCGCAAACGTCCTTTGGACCCGTCCACAGGACTACTACGACATGGCCAAATGGCGCGGCACCTATGAGCTTGACGGCGGCTGCCTATCGAATCAGGCAAGCCACTACGTTGACCTTGTGCAGTGGTTCGGCGGCGAGGTACAAAACGTAACGTCCCAATATTCGACCCAGAAGATAAAAATGGAGGCCGAAGACACAATATCGGTAGCCCTGAAATTCAAAAGCGGCGCCATAGGCAGCATCAACGCCACAGTACTCACCTATCCTAAAAACCTTGAAGGCAGTCTGACGATCCTGGGAGAAAAAGGCACGGTAAGAGTAGGAGGCTTTGCTCTCAACAAAATAGAACACTGGACATTTGCCGATGAGGACCCCATGGACGAAGAGGTAACCAACACCAGCGAAGCCCCGCAGTCCGTCTATGGTCATGGACATCTGCCGTATTACAGACATGTACTGGATGTGCTTGACGGAAAGACAGAGCCGATGTGCACGGGGAAAGAGGCCAGAAAAACTGTGGAAATAATCATGACGAGTTATGGGAAGTAAAATGTCGATAAAGGTTTGTCACATAACAAGCGTACATCAAAGATACGATACACGAATATTCCATAAAGAATGCACATCTCTGGCCAACGCAGGGTATGATGTGACATTGCTTGTAGCAGACGGTAAAAAAGATGAGGTCCGCAATGGAGTAAAGATTGTATCCACCGATTACGTGCCTACGTCACGCTATAGAAGAATACTGTTGTCAGGACATATAATGTTCAAAGCGGCACGACAGATAGACGCTGAAATATATCATTTGCATGACCCGGAACTTCTGCCGCTTGGGAAAAAACTGAAGCGCTGCGGTAAAAAAGTGATATTTGACAGTCATGAAAACTACCCAGCACAAATCGCATGTAAACCATATTTGCCAAAGACACTGAGATGGTGCGTATCAAAAATCTATAGACATTATGAGACTGGCGCGCTTAAGAAATATGACGCCGTAGTTGCCCCCTGTACTTTTTTCGGAGGTACTAATATTTTTGAGGGACGCTGCAAAAGGACAAAAATTATATCTAACGCCCCATTACTTAATGAATTTTACGATAAATATGACCATGCGTTAGAGAAAAATGGCAACGCGATTTGTCATGTCGGTGGGTTGACCTATGAAAGAGGAATCACACATTTAATAAAAGCCGCGTATAAGGCAGGTGTAAAATTGATTCTCGCGGGAAAATTTTCGCCTGAAGGATATCATGAGCAGCTAAAGAAAATGCCAGAGTATCAGTGTGTAGATTATCGGGGATTCCTCCCTAGGGAAGAGTTGTTGCGTGTCTATAAAGAATCCTCTGCTGGGATTGCAACAATATTAAACATTGGGCAATACAACACAGGCGATAACTTTGCAACGAAAGTCTATGAATATATGTCTATGGGACTTCCGGTCATTTTAAGCAAATATAAATATGCGAAGGATGTACTTTCTGAACTTAAATTTGGTTTAGTTGTCAATCCTTCTGACATTGAAGAAATAGCAAATGCCATATGTTTTCTAAGA is drawn from Cloacibacillus porcorum and contains these coding sequences:
- a CDS encoding Gfo/Idh/MocA family protein yields the protein MHKIALAGCGRISKNHIEAITKLKEEGLAELVACCDIIPERAIEAAMKAGGSCKSYTDYSQMLKETDTDLISICTPSGLHPYQAIEAAGAGKNILSEKPQGCSLEACDRAIEAADKAGVKYMVVKQNRFNPSIQLLRRAYEKGRFGKIYMILANVLWTRPQDYYDMAKWRGTYELDGGCLSNQASHYVDLVQWFGGEVQNVTSQYSTQKIKMEAEDTISVALKFKSGAIGSINATVLTYPKNLEGSLTILGEKGTVRVGGFALNKIEHWTFADEDPMDEEVTNTSEAPQSVYGHGHLPYYRHVLDVLDGKTEPMCTGKEARKTVEIIMTSYGK
- a CDS encoding glycosyltransferase family 4 protein, encoding MSIKVCHITSVHQRYDTRIFHKECTSLANAGYDVTLLVADGKKDEVRNGVKIVSTDYVPTSRYRRILLSGHIMFKAARQIDAEIYHLHDPELLPLGKKLKRCGKKVIFDSHENYPAQIACKPYLPKTLRWCVSKIYRHYETGALKKYDAVVAPCTFFGGTNIFEGRCKRTKIISNAPLLNEFYDKYDHALEKNGNAICHVGGLTYERGITHLIKAAYKAGVKLILAGKFSPEGYHEQLKKMPEYQCVDYRGFLPREELLRVYKESSAGIATILNIGQYNTGDNFATKVYEYMSMGLPVILSKYKYAKDVLSELKFGLVVNPSDIEEIANAICFLRNNPNITAEMGANGRKAVITEFNWEVEVKKLLELYINILTIDN